TGCGATTAAAACCGGTTGATCTTGCATGTCAACCCTCCTTCAATATAATCCTGTCTACTATACCTTCCTCTGGTAAAAATGAAAAGTCATTAATTAGTAAAAAACAGCTTGCAGATGTAGGTCTGCAAGCTGTTTTCCTTAGAGTAAAAGAGTTTAGCATTCAGGTTAAACTGGTTTTGGCTTCCTTTTCATAGGAAGATTGACTCGTCTTATTACTTCGCCTGAAACTCACTCGCTGACATCAACAGCGTTACAACTTCAGCACGAGTTGCTTCAGAGAGCGGGTTAAACAAGTTTTTGCCTGTGCCTTTCACCAGCCCTGCATCATATGCAGCCGCGATATAAGGCACGGCCCATGCAGATATTTTATTTGCATCTGCAAAGGTTAATGTGGCATTCGATTCAACTGGAAGTCCGAGTGCTCTTACGAGCATAACCGTCATCTCTACACGGGATACTTTGCCAAATGCACGGAACGTCTCATCCGTATAGCCACTAATGATCCCTTGTTCTACAGCTTGAGCAATAAAGGATTGTGCCCATGCTGGAATTTTGGAGGCATCCTTAAACGTCAACGCCTTGCTGCTGGCCGGAAGTTCAAATGCTCTTGCCAGCATTACAATGAACTCGGCTCGAGTCGCCGGTGCATTTGGACGGAAGTTACCGTCCTGATATCCATTTACAATTCCCCGGGAAATGGCCTGCTCAATGGCAGCTGCCGCCCAGTGATTGCCGATATCTTTCAAAATCACACCCGGATTGGTTGGTATAGTACCGCCACCATTCCCATTACCAGGGACGGAAGGAGTTGTAGGCGTGTTCGGCGGGGTTGGATCCGTTGGTGTTACAGGTGTGGTTGGTGTCGTTGTACCTCCACCACTATTACCACTGCCCGGATTACTTCCATTATTTCCACCGCCATTACCAGGGTTGCCTCCATTCCCATCACCCGGAAGTGGAGCTCCCTTCAGATCGGTACTACGTCCTTCCGTTGTCTGATTTACCGTACCTACCCGGTCCAGATGTTCATGGAAGACTTCATAATCGACCAGATTCAGTTCATAGTACCGGTTGTCATTCTTCGCCGCTCTCATGGAACGATAAAAGTCTCCACCGTTAGCCATAAACGAGTTCGTCGCTACGATGTAGTATCCGTTTGGATCGATATCCGTGTACGTACCATTGGCATTCTTAATCTGTACTTTGAGTACGCGTTGACCGACTTGGGTCACCGTATTAGATATGGCATCAACTTTCTCTCCCGGCTTCGTGGAATCGTAGTAGAAACGCATGCCTGAAACTTGCGGGAAGCGCCCTTCTCCTGTTTCCACGCCGCTCACACCATTTTCCAGCGCAGCCGTAATTTCCTTACCTGTCATTTTCAGCGCAGACAGGTTGTTGCCGTATGGCATTACGGCCAGCAGGTCGCCCAGGGTAATATCTCCCTGCTTGAACGATTCCCGAATGCCTCCACCATTTTGGATGGCGACATATCCTTTGACATCGTTTTCCTTAACAATGGATTTCACTTTCTCCAGCATGCCGTCTGTCACGAAGTTTCCTAGATTCGTTTCTTTTTTACGAACACTGTTACGTTCTCCGTCCAGGAATACATTCGTTTTACCGATAACTGTTTTTCTGAACTCTTCCAGAGGTTTCGCATAGGTTGCCAGCTTCGCTTTTGCATTCGGATCATCTGTGTAAACATACTTACCGGTGGCATCCTTCGCATCCAGGTTCAGCAATTTGCCGTTCCATGTTTTCAGTACGCCTGCTTCGTTGAACGTGACATCCAGTTGACCCAGGGAAACGTCATATTCTCCTGTCTGTACGACCAGCGTAGGATCGGTGTGTGTATCTACAACCACCGGTTTGTTCAGAATGGTGTGTGAATGACCACCTACTACGATGTCGATGCCTTCTACCGCTTCTGCCAGTTTCAGGTCTTCCGAGTAACCCAAATGCGTCAGCGCGATAATTTTGTTGATACCTTCATCTTGCAGCATGTTCACTGTCGCCTGAGCACTTGCTTTGTAATCCTTAAACTTCAGATCATCTCCCGGTGATGACAGGGATACGGTATCCGGTGTCGTCAAGCCAAAGATTCCGACTTTCTCGCCGTTTACTTCCGTGATAATAGCCGGATAGATTTGGGAATTCTCGCCTGGATTTCCGATAGTACTGTTGTACAAGCTACCCAAACTCGCATCCTTGGTATAGTCAATATTGGCACTCACAAATGGGAATTCTGCTTGTTCAATAAATGTCTTGAGTACGCTTGGGCCTTTATCAAACTCATGGTTTCCAAAGGTCATGGCATCGTATCCGATCATGTTCATGAACTCCAGATCCGCCAGACCGTTAAAGAGGTTAAAGTACAATGTACCCGAGAATACGTCCCCTGCATCCAGCACCAGGGTGTTATCATTACGTGTTTCCTTAATCGCTGTTACGCGGCGCGGGATGTTATCCAAATGCGCGTGCGTATCATTGGTGTGCAATACACGCAGGTTGAAGTCTCCCTCTTCTGCCGTGCTTCCAATGCTCAGCTGCGCGAGCAGCGGATCATGGTCACTGACCCGACCATGGGAATCTTCGAAATCAGCATTCACATGAACTGCTTCGATCGCCGCAGTTTTGGACAGATTTTTGCTCACCAGAATGTGATCCAGTGTCTGAGAGTTTCCGTCATAGATGTAGGAATAACGCTTGTTCTCTGGCAGCTTGTTTACCAGATTGTCCAGTTCATTACCTTCAACAATATTCAATGTTTTGGAGAACTGGAAGTCATTGAAGTCGCCAAGAACAGCGACATTCACCTTAGGGTCTTTGTCGATCAATTGGGATACAAATTGATTGACAATTGTCGCTTGCTGCGCACGCTACACTTCGCTGCTGCGGGTTACAGGCTGAACATTTCCAAATGGGGCTAAATCTCCACCCTTGGAATTGAAATGGTTAGCGATAACAACCACACGTTCACCATTAAATTCAAACTCTGCCGCAAGCGGTTTTCTTGAAGTTTTAAAAGCAACATTATCTGGTTGAATGCGCCCTGGATTCAGCGACAAGTTGCCACTTGCATCGAGGGCAAGCGCTGTTATTGCATCACCTTTGGTACCTGCTTTTAAGGATACCCGATCCGGATTGTACAGGAACCCTACTCGGATATTACCTCCGGTTGCTCCCCCATCCATATTATTTAGCGGTGCAATATCGGTATACTGATAGCCTGGTCCATTATTGCTTTTAATTGCATCCAGAAGTGTTTTGAAGCTTTCACTCGCGTCTGTGTTTCCGCTATCTGTTGCGCCGTCGTTATCCTGAACTTCCATAATCCCGATGATATCAGGACTTTTCAGATTGTTCACAATAATGTTGCCGATTTTATTACCACGTGTCGCATCTTTTTTGCTGAAGTTCTCCACGTTAAACGTAGCAATGGTCAACTTGTCTTGGTTCGGTTCAATCGACGTCGTAGCCTGTTGCAACCCACTGGATACAATGGCAGGCAGGCTGCCTTCCAAATTTACTTTATAATTACTACCCGAATAAGAAAGCACTCCATTAATCGGACCTGTAAATTTATCACCTGTGGTCACAGCTTGAGAAGGTTTTTTGTTAATAAACAAGCGTTGAGGATTTAGAGAACTTTCAAACTCTCCTGCTCCGTCTCCACGTAAGATTAACCCTCCTGCCGGAGTCTTCAATGGTTTATTAGGTTCATTGTCTACTGTCACTGCTAATCCAGGACTGCTGGAGTAAGGTCCAAGAATGGTTGCATCATTTAACTGAACACGCATGCCTTCAAGACTTTCATAGAAATCAATGGCATCCACATCGGGGTTGAATTCGCTCAATCCATCCGAATCAATGACATTCGGTATTACGCGGCCACCTTTTCCAATGATTACGGGTTGTGGCAATTCAACATTGGGTTGTTCCAACGTAATCTCAGAAGCTACAATTTCAGTGGTTGGCAGGTCTGTTGCACTTGCTGCATACTCTTTCACCTTGCCGGCAACCTTTACCTGGTCCTTGACCTTCATTCCATGATCTTTCTTATAGATTAAAATCCCCTCAGAAGTTGCTGGATCTCCATCTTCCTGACCAGGAATGGATTGCATATAGAATGAATCTGCGTTAACTAGAGATGTAACAATCCCATCTACATTCTGTACATTCAATCCATCATAAATGGAATAATGGCCTGCCCCCTGAATTTCGTGAATACGTACACCATCCACCCGATTCACCGCAGTATACTCAAAAGAAAAAATGGTGCTTACTCTGCTATCCGCAGTGGCAACAGCTTTAATGATTTGATCTTGATTAATCGTAATAGGCTGTGTGTATTCCGTTGAATTCACAGTTGGTTCGGAACCGTCCAGTGTATAGAAAATTTGGGCACCAACATATGGAGAAGTCAACGTAACTTCCGTTCCTTTTACAATGCCACCGGAAGGTGTGCTCGCTGTTACGGAGAGCAGATCTTCCAGAATATCCGACGCCGTTCGAGGAATCAACTCCAGACCGTAAGTGGAATGGTAAGTCAAGACTCCTGTCACTTTATGATACGATTTGCCAACAGAGAGAGCAGATGGGCTGTTTTTGGCATAAATCAGCATTTCCCCGCCATGATCATCTGTCGCCGTATACGTGGAAGAGCTGCTTTTTGTCACTTGAATATTGTTTACTTCGACAAGCATCCCTTCATACTGCCCTCCAGAACCCTTAGTCCCCCCCGTACCTGGAGCAAAATGGGATGAGTTGAGCGATACAGGTGAAGGTAGATCCTGTGACTTTTCGACAGTCCGAATATAGCCACCCTGAAATCCGGATTTGCTTGCTTCAACTTGGACTAGGCCGTTGTAGATCGTAATTGGACCGTAGGCTTCTATCCGGTCTCCAACTTCCACACCAGAAGCATTGCCGCGCACAACGATCCCGGCATCGTTATCCTGAATATACAGATTGAATACACTTCCGGATAATTCGCTGTAAGTTACAATGCCTTGAACGGTAACGGTCGTATTTTCAGTCGCTTTTCTTGCATCAGAGATG
Above is a window of Paenibacillus sp. E222 DNA encoding:
- a CDS encoding DUF6359 domain-containing protein, giving the protein MHVLQMKRWLRLFLAMVLLITGAIPAGLFSSKAAAADEPSTVAQAIARSNDGLPGTVEGYVIGYFNNNSKNQLQTEAPFSGGSNFGLADTPGETDLSKIMSVQIPSDPSVRDIFGLNKNPELFGKKVRITNGTLSSYLSLPGLKYIDSTSTTFQLIDETPVTKVANVTANPASGAVPTGTKVALETTTVGATVYYKQNTDTDYLPYTVPITVNDATHIETYAVKEGIDNSDVTRFDYTIVDNSPISISDARKATENTTVTVQGIVTYSELSGSVFNLYIQDNDAGIVVRGNASGVEVGDRIEAYGPITIYNGLVQVEASKSGFQGGYIRTVEKSQDLPSPVSLNSSHFAPGTGGTKGSGGQYEGMLVEVNNIQVTKSSSSTYTATDDHGGEMLIYAKNSPSALSVGKSYHKVTGVLTYHSTYGLELIPRTASDILEDLLSVTASTPSGGIVKGTEVTLTSPYVGAQIFYTLDGSEPTVNSTEYTQPITINQDQIIKAVATADSRVSTIFSFEYTAVNRVDGVRIHEIQGAGHYSIYDGLNVQNVDGIVTSLVNADSFYMQSIPGQEDGDPATSEGILIYKKDHGMKVKDQVKVAGKVKEYAASATDLPTTEIVASEITLEQPNVELPQPVIIGKGGRVIPNVIDSDGLSEFNPDVDAIDFYESLEGMRVQLNDATILGPYSSSPGLAVTVDNEPNKPLKTPAGGLILRGDGAGEFESSLNPQRLFINKKPSQAVTTGDKFTGPINGVLSYSGSNYKVNLEGSLPAIVSSGLQQATTSIEPNQDKLTIATFNVENFSKKDATRGNKIGNIIVNNLKSPDIIGIMEVQDNDGATDSGNTDASESFKTLLDAIKSNNGPGYQYTDIAPLNNMDGGATGGNIRVGFLYNPDRVSLKAGTKGDAITALALDASGNLSLNPGRIQPDNVAFKTSRKPLAAEFEFNGERVVVIANHFNSKGGDLAPFGNVQPVTRSSEV
- a CDS encoding S-layer homology domain-containing protein, which encodes MNVAVLGDFNDFQFSKTLNIVEGNELDNLVNKLPENKRYSYIYDGNSQTLDHILVSKNLSKTAAIEAVHVNADFEDSHGRVSDHDPLLAQLSIGSTAEEGDFNLRVLHTNDTHAHLDNIPRRVTAIKETRNDNTLVLDAGDVFSGTLYFNLFNGLADLEFMNMIGYDAMTFGNHEFDKGPSVLKTFIEQAEFPFVSANIDYTKDASLGSLYNSTIGNPGENSQIYPAIITEVNGEKVGIFGLTTPDTVSLSSPGDDLKFKDYKASAQATVNMLQDEGINKIIALTHLGYSEDLKLAEAVEGIDIVVGGHSHTILNKPVVVDTHTDPTLVVQTGEYDVSLGQLDVTFNEAGVLKTWNGKLLNLDAKDATGKYVYTDDPNAKAKLATYAKPLEEFRKTVIGKTNVFLDGERNSVRKKETNLGNFVTDGMLEKVKSIVKENDVKGYVAIQNGGGIRESFKQGDITLGDLLAVMPYGNNLSALKMTGKEITAALENGVSGVETGEGRFPQVSGMRFYYDSTKPGEKVDAISNTVTQVGQRVLKVQIKNANGTYTDIDPNGYYIVATNSFMANGGDFYRSMRAAKNDNRYYELNLVDYEVFHEHLDRVGTVNQTTEGRSTDLKGAPLPGDGNGGNPGNGGGNNGSNPGSGNSGGGTTTPTTPVTPTDPTPPNTPTTPSVPGNGNGGGTIPTNPGVILKDIGNHWAAAAIEQAISRGIVNGYQDGNFRPNAPATRAEFIVMLARAFELPASSKALTFKDASKIPAWAQSFIAQAVEQGIISGYTDETFRAFGKVSRVEMTVMLVRALGLPVESNATLTFADANKISAWAVPYIAAAYDAGLVKGTGKNLFNPLSEATRAEVVTLLMSASEFQAK